The Dreissena polymorpha isolate Duluth1 chromosome 8, UMN_Dpol_1.0, whole genome shotgun sequence genome includes the window AGTCGAGCTGGTATTCTAAGTAATATAATAGTCGACCTAGTATATATCGTGCTCTTTAATATTGcggtatttttttcataaatgcgcacttaaaacacttgaaaaatgcagaaaaaaacttaaatagAATAAATGCATTCTGTTCAATCTTTTATCCTTCACTAATACACATAAGTGTGATAAAAGTAAATTTCTATTTTTGAAACACACATTTGCATTTAAAGTGtattatatgaatatttttaatGCATTTGAGAACGTTTTCCGAAAATgcaaaacaaagtaaaaatacacaaaaagtttattaaatgtgCAATTAATGCATATTATAACAATGTCTCATGTATACTTATGCCTATTTATGAGCATTAAACTTAATATGGTTCACTTGCGGTATAAATTTTATATTGCTATTAAGTCTAAATAGAACTCGCCATGCAGTTCAATGTATTCTTTAATTAAACACAATATGTCACGTTGGAATAAGACAACAATCttgtaaaaaagttttttcaaAAACTATCTAATATGTTGTTTTACCTATTATACGTATGCATTGTGACAAATTATTAGTAAAATAGACTCTTGGatgtacaaaatgattttaaattattatggatgtgtaattttatttttttgtttcctcAAAAAATGAAACACTGTCCATGTGTGTATGAACACTGCTTAAAACAAAGTCAGGATGATCAATCATACCTTTACTGTAGATGGCAATGTCATCGAAAAGGGCTCATTGTAcattcaatatagaaataatataaGAACAATACGTTCAGAGCATGAAATGAACAGTTGTGTTTGAGAAAATTGCTAATATGATGCCCATTCCAAATGTGACGTCTTAATCCCAAATTACTATAGCAtagtgtattattatttttagagttaaGGGACACGAAATGACAAAATGCCATCAGTCTTTCGCCAgtcttttattataattaaaatcacgTGTAAAATGGACCAAGCACGTAATAATCTAGGACTAGTAGTTCACTCGAACATGGAGAGGAATACACAATTAAACATTTATGTTTTTAGATTTTCAAGGACTGCAAGAGTCATGTGCCAAATATTAATTCTTGAAGCAaccttatattatataatgctgaaATTGACAATCCTTTTAcgtaatgaataaaatatttacattttacaaataaatgatAATACTATGTATACGATTATTAATGTTGCATTAATTAATAGCATAATAATACATCGTATGTTTATTTATGACAAACTTTTAACGTTCGTTGTGTGATTTTTATTCCAACAAAATACACtgaattttttaaaacaaacaaaatacaataataatgctATTAATAATTAAcccagttatttattttttgagCCTAAAAAGGGTATAGATAATCTGTCATCTCAGGTCCTATTAGCAAGTACTAGCTTTGCTCATGATAGTCTGCAGTGATCAGATTCTGCATTGTCTGTTTTCACATCTCTTTCTCAAAATGAATATTTACTGCCGGTATTTTACATTGCGAAATGTGATGAATCGATTTTCACTTTTGTTTTGGATAATTTTGtaaaaaacttaaatttattttcaaaagtgtTCAAGTATGAGGTAACAtgatatttaaaaagtaaataaattgtattaaaggtCAAAGtgcaaaacaaatgaaacatCGTCAGTGCTCCTTTCATCCAAAATTCGGCAGAACGATCAGCGCTTGTTcaatgtgttttaatatatacTGGCTACCACTAATCACGTTGTCATTAAGAAAATGTTATTAATGGCGAATGATGTATGTAGAGAAGGTTTATGCGAAGTTGTATTCAAATTAaagcaattattgaatataactaTGTAAAGAATAGTCTTGGTTTTATGAATACGGGTACTTTGTTAAGTGCCGTTGAACAAAGGCATAGTAATGTCAGCAAGGCAAAGGCGGTATAACTCAAGTTCACGCCCAGAGGTTATTTGTCAAGTTATGCCCTATGgtttatttgttttcaagtttatGCCGTTGGGGGTATACGCCAAGTTTATGTCATAGGGGTCATATGTCAAGTTTATGCCGTAGGGTTATACGTCAAGTTTATGCCCTAGGTGATATTTGTCAAGTGTATGCTATAGGGACCATATGTCAAGTTTACGCCGTAGGCGGTATTTGTCAAGTTTATGCCCTAGTTGCCATAAGTCAAGTTTATGCCATAGGGACCATATGTCAATTTTATGCCGTATGGGGTAATTGTCAAGTTAATGTTCTAAAGGGGCATAGGTAATGTTTATGCCATAGGGACTACTACTCTAGTCTATGCCCTATGAGATATAAGTTAATTTTATACAAAGTCTCTAgtttacttttgttttcattattttagcTTCACCGCCGGCATGAGGTTTTCAAAACTGAGTTATCTGATTGGTTCAGCTGTGCTGATATCAATTGTGTACATCATGTACAAATCCCAGACGCAACCAATCACTGCCGCGAATGTTTGCACGCAAGACCCACTAGCCCATCAAAAGTCGCCGAATCTCCAGGGCTCATTTTCAGCGGAACGGCGTTCGGCGGTCCACGAACAGAGCTTTCAACCCATGGTAATTCCTCAAGAGAGGGACGCGTCTTTTGATTATAAGGCCGCTATGCAGGCGCTTAACGAGGCCAAGGTCAGTCATGATGACCCGCGATTGATTCGGCTGATTCGGGATTACTACATTGAGCCTCCGTCTCTGGAGCCATACAATCTTACTAAGCCGGAAAGGCTTGACCCTTCGAGCGGACAGGCGCCTTTCATCGACAGCAGGCTCAATTTTATGGTACATTTggtattgtatatattgcaaaatcatttatattcgtgggacattaatttttgttgataTCGTTCGATGACTGATCCATGAAGGttacacaaacacatcggaaaatgacAGAAGTGTGATTTTTCCAAATTCAGAAATACACGAAGTTACATGTTCACGATAAAAACATATGATTTTACAGCATCTATCGAATATTGATCTGGCATACCAAAAGGCAAATTAGCAATTAGTTTAACTAATTTATGCTCAGTTATATCTTACTGTTGAACAGTTTTCGTGATTTCTGTCTGAGTGCCATGCATTTCATTgaatatggccctttttgtcGATTCTTGTACTGTGTACTTTTCTAGGAGGGAGGTTTCTACGTTGAATGTGGAGCTTTAGATGGCGAGGAAAGCTCAAACACTCTGTTCTTCGAAAAGGTCCGCAAATGGAACGGACTGTTGATTGAGGCCGATCCATCAAACTACCAGGATATGAAGTCCAAACATCGAAAAGCTTTCACTATCAACGCCTGCCTGAGTATTCAACCCTACCCGACCATGGTATGTTTTTCAAAGGCGTTCACTGTAAGTTTACCTTAAGTCCAACAACGGAAGGTATTTACTGCCAATGCCTACTTGAGTCCTCATTGCTACCCGACCATGGTAAGTTTACATGAAGTCCAACATCTAAAAGCTTTCACTACCAATGCCTGCTTGAGTCCTCATTGCTCTCCGGCCATGGTCGGTTTACCTGAAGTCCAACATCTAAAAGCTTTCACTATCAATGCCAGCCTGAGTTCTCATTGCTATCCGGCCATGGTCGGTTTACCTGAAGTCCAACATCTAAAAGCTTTCACTATCAATGCCAGCCTGAGTCCTCGTTGCTATCCGGCCATGGTCGGTTTACCTGAAGTCCAACATCTAAAAGCTTTCACTATCAATGCCAGCCTGAGTCCTCATTGCTATCCGGCCATGGTCGGTTTACCTGAAGTACAACATCTAAAAGCTTTCACTATTAATGCCAGCCTGAATCCTCATTGCTATCCACATGGTCGGTTTACCTGAAGTCCAACATCTAAAAGCTTTCACTATTAATACATGCTTTAGTCCTCATCCCTACTCAGCCTTGGTAAGTTTGCATGAAGTTCAACATCGAAATGCTTTCACTATCAATGCCTGCTTCAGTCCTCATCCCTACCCAaccatggtaagtttacctgaagtccaatcactttcactttcactattAATACCTTCTTGTCTGCAGTCCTACCCGGCCATGGTAAGGTACCTGAAGCTCAACATCGAATAATTTAATTATCAGTGGATGCTTGAATCTTCAGCCCTTCCCAGCGATGGTAAGTTCACCACAGTGCAAACATCGAATGTATTTCACTATCACTGACTGCTTGAATCTTCCGCTCTACACGGTCATGGTATGTTAACCTGAATCACAACATCAAAATGCTTTCACTATCACTTACTGCTTTAATATTCAGACTTACCCGACCTTGATAAGTTTACTACAGTACAAACATCGAAAGGCTTTCATTTCCAATGGCTGTTTGAATCTTCAGCCCTACCCGACGATTGTAATTTAACCAGGACaaacatttgagccgcgctctgtaatAACAgttcttaatacatgtgcgtaaagttttgtcacagattagtctgtgcattcCATACAAGCTATCATGAACGACCCACTCCTCTTATATTGTATtttcgtttaaacgaagtctctaaacgaaaatcaaggtTAGACGAAAAGTAATATTAGGCATGGCGGTCACCGTGGCGTAGTGGTGTCCTACTagtgatcgggaggtcacgggttcgatctccacgttgagagcgttctttagatctcccccatagaccaCCTACTACTGGTACTAGTCCTAGGAAACGGACCCAAGAGCATTTGAAATAAGCAGTTAgtacttttttttaatgaaatcgaTCTAAAATGATTGGGTTTAAACTCAACATGCACTAAGCAGTGTTTTCAacttaaaataatgattttacagacTAGCCTTTCATCTATAACAGGCGAAGTTCCAGAAAGCGTTAAACATGGGCCGCATTGTAGACAACAGCGAAGCGAAAGCGTGGGTCGTTGCAAATAGGATGAAGCCGGACGAAGTATCCGTCCAGTGCTTCCCAATGTACTCATTGTTGCTAGCGATGAACCAGCTCGAGGTGGATTTCTTCAGCCTCGATGTCGAGGGGGACGAACTTCGCGTTTTGCAGACAATACCTTTCGATAAGGTTGACATAAAAATGATGACGATCGAATACATACATACAGTGGGAAAAGAACGGGGTCTTAAAAATTTCGTGGAACCAAAGGGCTACGATAGCCTTCTGCAGATGTCGCGATGGGATTGGGGTGTTAATGACATCATTGTTAGAAAGAAGGGCCTTAAGCATTGGCCTTAAAGGTTGGGGTTGTATGGGGAGAAGGGGGCTTTATGGCTTGATATTTTGTTTTGGGTCGGGGGCTCGGGTGTTATTCAGGGGGAAGGGGCCGGTTTGTTATTTTCGGAGTGGCATTAGTAAGAAGGGTCTTCATCATTAGGGTTAAGTTTTTGGTTTGTGTTATGTCTTACAACTCATTTTTTGGATTTTTTATGGTGTAGGGTCAGtgattaaataaagtaattgttCTGCATTAATTGGAATGGGAAGGGGTAAGTGATTGATCTGCAGAGCCAGACACAATCATCAGCTTCATGAAAGGTCGTAGGAAACTAGATTGGTTGGGAGGAGTATATGGGTCAATAATAAAAGAAAGTCTATGCCCTGGTGATTAATGTTTATATTCTTACTGTAGTATGAATCGTGGGGACAAAATATTCCATTCTTAATGTTGTACAAATTGTTCGTGTGACTCAACCATGTATTCTTCGTGTAGTATGCATCGTTGAGACAAAATATTCCATTCTTAATGTTATACACATTGTTGATGTGACTCAACCTTCCATTCTTAATGAAGTATACGTCGTGGGGACaaaatattccatgcttaatgtTATACAAATTGTTGGTATGACTCAACCTTTCTTCATTCTTAATGTAGTATACATCGTGGGGACAAAATATTTCGTTCTCAATGTTGTATAAATTGTTGATGTGACTCAATCTTTTATTCGTAATGTATTATGCATCGCGGGGACTAAATATTCCATTCTCAATGTTTGATAAATTGTCGAGACTCAACATTCCATTCTGAATGTTGTATTTAGTGCTGTGGTGACTCAATTTTCCATTCTTAATGTTGTACTTATTTGTGGTTACTCAACATTTCACCCCATTctttatgttgtttttaatgtGGGGACTCAACATTCCATTTTTAATGTTGTACTACTTTCTGTGGTGACTCAACATTCCATTTCAAATGTTGTATTAATTGCTGTGGTGACTGAACGTtccattgtttatattgtattaattgCTGTAGATATAAGTGCCATACGTTCTTAGAAACATAAACCGTGTATATTATGTAAGCATTGATGCCGATCATGCATTATGCCATTTATGTGacattttttagctcgacttttatatatgaaatatatatagtagagctatcctactcaccccggcctctgcgtgagcgtgcaaatgttagaGTTTGCGTAGCACACCAAATATTCCTATGTCCCTTTACTTATTGAATACTTTTTTATCAAcatgacccaacctataaacaagagcagacaactgtgtcaagcattttgttagaattatggccctttttcacttagaatatgcatatcattgataaatctatgttaaagtttgcgtaccacctcaaatattttcaatgtcccttgacatattgctttaatattttgcatacttctttaccaacatgaccccaacctataaacaagagtaggCAACTCTATCAAGACTTTTGTAAAaaatatggccctttttcacttagaatatgcatattattgataaatctatgttaaagtttgcgtaccacctcaaatatgttcaatgtcccttgacatattgctttcatattttgcaaacttctttaccaacatgacccaaatctataaacaagagcagacaactgtatcaagcattttgtaagaattatggtcctttttccatttaggatatgtatattattgataaacctatgttaaagttagcgtaccacctcaaatattttcaaagtcccttgacatattgctttcatattttgcaaacttattaaccaacatgaccccaatctataaacaagagcagacaattgtatcaagcattttgttagaattatgacccttttctgtcttattgtcccctaccggtttcaccggaggggaatTATTGTTTGCGctctctgtgtgtccgtccgtgagTCTGTGACTCtgtgacacttttctggatcctgcgataacttgataagttcttaatattttttcatgaaatttgaaacatggatagatggcaatatggacattttgcacgtcattttattttgttcctacgtcaaaaattctggttgctttggcaacaaatagactagaaatactgctgaaaatggtggttttccggatcctgcgataacttttaaagttcttaatattttttcatgaaacttgcaacatggatagatggcaatatagacagtatgcacgtcattttattttgttcctacgtcaaaaattgtggttgctatggtatcaaaaaataataatctgaaaatggtggaatttctgacaatggtggagccggtaggggaccatattgcttgacaatagcacCGGTTTCACCCGAGGGGACTTatagtttgcgctctgtgtgtccgtccgtgagtctgcgagtctgtcacacttttctggatcatgcgataacttgaaaagttcttaatattttttcatgaaacttgaaacatggatagatggcaatatggacattatgcacgtcatttcattttgttcctacgtcaaaaattctggttgctatgggacaaatagactagaaatactgctgaaaatggtggttttctggatcctgcgataacttttaaagttcttaatattttttcatgaaacttgcaacatggatatatggcaatatggacattatacacgtcatttcattttgttcctacgtcaaagtgttgttgctatggcaaccaaaaaataatcaggataccattaccacgagtccccAAACCCCCAatggaataattatgcttcctttaaaagggtaaattcaagttcatgctgattgagaCAATGGTAACGTCCGGATActattaccacgagtccacaaaccctcaaaggaataattatgcttcctttaaaagggttaatcaagttcatgatgattgagattttatataatgaaatgAATAAACGCCAggatatttgaataaatatttcagGTAAATAGATGCgatatttcttgcaaaatgtgTTTCACTTTTGAATGCATCTACAGGTTTATACGGTAATCTGGTTCAGGAATATACGGCCATAGCGTGAAATATGTTCAAGATTTCAAAACAGGTTAATATGATGCAATACGTGGTCatctgtcaattttttttttagtgtCCGCTCCATTGCACACAAGTTGTGTATGTTTTACAATTGTATGGGGGATATGCATGTAAGCAAGTCTGTAAATGTGCACAAAACATATGTCCTAGACAGTGGACGTCCCTCTCTGTTCACAACTTGCCACAACAAAGTTACCGTTGAGGCTTTTGATCCAGTATTTGTCAGAAATATAGATGATGACAAACTGTATTTGTCGTTAAAAGACAGAGATTATTTGAAAACCATGTAAAGCCATAAAAATGAAGCTGGAATATGGATAGTTCCTCTTCCAGTCAAAGAGCCTAGATAGAGACGTTGCCTGGGAACAGAGACCAAGCCCTGAAAAGGGCTAAACTATTAGATTTGAACTTGCGTAAGAATCCTGTTAAGGCTTAGCAATTTACCGAGTTCATGGATAAGATTTTCAAAAATGACCATGAAGAAATTGCACCCGAGCTAAAAGCATGTGAGGAATGTTCGTACCTGCCTATTTTTGGAGTGTATCACCCGCAGAAACCAATCCAGATAAGAAGATTTTGATTCGTCCGCTACATTCGAAAGCTTATCCTTGAACTCTGTAATGCTAAGCGGGTCTGATCTGACAAACAAATTGATAGGAGTGTTGATGAGCTTCAGACGAGAGGTTGTGGCGGTCGTTGCAGacatagaacaaatgttctactGTTTCAGTGTTCTGAAGAGCACAGAAATTTTCTCAAATTCTTTTGGTACGAAGGCAACGACCTAGGCAAACTTCTGGTTGAATACCGCCTGTGTAAACATGTCTTTAGGAATAGCCCATCCCCAGCTGTTTCAACATATGGGTTAAGAAAATCAGTTGAAGGTTGTGACGCAGACGTTCAAGAGTTTTGTACGAAGAGACTTCAATGTCGATGATGTCCTTCCTCTAGGGGTAGTACTGCTGAAGCTGTTGACTTGCTAAAAAGGTCTCAGGCGGCATTGGTAAAATTTGGTTTACGTCTGCAAAAAAATTGCTTCAAACGGCCTTGAGGTTTTGAAATTCTTCCCAGCAGATGATTTGAACAAGAATCTCAAAAGTGTAGATTTTGACAAAGGTGATTTTCCTTTATAACGTAGCCTTGGTGTGTCTGGGTCCTGAGTCGAGATTCGTTTGTTTTCAAGGTTGATCTGTCTGATAGGCCTCTTTCCAAAAGAGGTGTTTTACCAACGGTGAACAGTGTATTTGTCCCCTTAGGTTTTGTTGCCCCTGTTGTCATCCTTGGTAGATTGGTCATCGGAGATGTCGTTTCGGTGTGCAGTGATTGGGATGATTCCTTGCCAACTTGAAGCAACGTGGGTCAAATGGAGAGCTGATTTACGAAACTTAACGGTTGTTCAGATTACTAGAAGCTACTTCGGTTGGTCACTACAAAGCATGGACAGGGTAGAGATGTATGTCTTTTCAGATGCATCAGAGTCTGCAATAGCAGCTGTCGCATACCTGGTTGCGTTTCCAGTCTCTGATGAG containing:
- the LOC127842327 gene encoding uncharacterized protein LOC127842327 isoform X1, with the protein product MRKLKLTGFKVSFTAGMRFSKLSYLIGSAVLISIVYIMYKSQTQPITAANVCTQDPLAHQKSPNLQGSFSAERRSAVHEQSFQPMVIPQERDASFDYKAAMQALNEAKVSHDDPRLIRLIRDYYIEPPSLEPYNLTKPERLDPSSGQAPFIDSRLNFMEGGFYVECGALDGEESSNTLFFEKVRKWNGLLIEADPSNYQDMKSKHRKAFTINACLSIQPYPTMAKFQKALNMGRIVDNSEAKAWVVANRMKPDEVSVQCFPMYSLLLAMNQLEVDFFSLDVEGDELRVLQTIPFDKVDIKMMTIEYIHTVGKERGLKNFVEPKGYDSLLQMSRWDWGVNDIIVRKKGLKHWP
- the LOC127842327 gene encoding uncharacterized protein LOC127842327 isoform X2, which gives rise to MRFSKLSYLIGSAVLISIVYIMYKSQTQPITAANVCTQDPLAHQKSPNLQGSFSAERRSAVHEQSFQPMVIPQERDASFDYKAAMQALNEAKVSHDDPRLIRLIRDYYIEPPSLEPYNLTKPERLDPSSGQAPFIDSRLNFMEGGFYVECGALDGEESSNTLFFEKVRKWNGLLIEADPSNYQDMKSKHRKAFTINACLSIQPYPTMAKFQKALNMGRIVDNSEAKAWVVANRMKPDEVSVQCFPMYSLLLAMNQLEVDFFSLDVEGDELRVLQTIPFDKVDIKMMTIEYIHTVGKERGLKNFVEPKGYDSLLQMSRWDWGVNDIIVRKKGLKHWP